Proteins encoded by one window of Vigna radiata var. radiata cultivar VC1973A chromosome 5, Vradiata_ver6, whole genome shotgun sequence:
- the LOC106760807 gene encoding uncharacterized protein At3g49720 isoform X2: MMSRRPVNLSRRFGDSGGGLFSSSKSKTSPALSVGLIIVGGLFLIGYVYKGSGGFGSRLESFSRLQGDSLCTGEVPRAIPILKKAYGDSLHKVLHVGPDTCYVVSNLLKEEETEAWGIEPYDIEDADANCKALIRKGIVRMADIKFPLPYRPKAFSLVIISDALDFLSPRYLNKTLPDLARVSTDGIVIFTGFPDNKKAKGADVSKYGKTAKMRSSSWWVRYFLQINLEENDAASKKFAQASTKSSYIPNCQIFHLKSLN; this comes from the exons ATGATGTCGCGGAGACCTGTGAATCTGTCTCGGCGATTTGGAGACAGCGGAGGTGGATTGTTTTCATCGTCGAAATCAAAGACTTCGCCAGCTTTGTCGGTTGGGCTCATAATTGTG GGAGGACTGTTTCTCATTGGCTATGTTTACAAGGGCTCAG GTGGATTTGGCAGCCGTTTGGAGTCTTTCAGCAGGCTTCAAG GTGATTCTTTGTGTACTGGAGAGGTCCCACGAGCAATTCCCATTTTGAAGAAAGCATATGGTGATAGCTTACACAAAGTTTTGCATGTTGGCCCTGATACTTGCTATGTGGTCTCTAATTTGCTAAAAGAGGAGGAAACTGAAGCCTGGGGTATAGAACCTTATGATATAGAGGATGCTGATGCTAATTGCAAAGCACTTATTCGCAAAGGCATTGTTCGTATGGCTGATATCAAGTTTCCTCTTCCATACAGGCCAAAAGCTTTCTCTCTTGTAATCATTTCCGATGCCCTTGATTTCTTATCTCCCAGATACCTTAACAAAACTCTTCCGGATTTGGCAAGGGTATCAACTGATGGAATAGTGATCTTTACTG GTTTTCCAGATAATAAAAAGGCTAAGGGTGCAGACGTTTCTAAATATGGAAAAACG GCTAAGATGAGGAGTTCATCCTGGTGGGTCCGGTATTTCCTTCAGATTAACTTAGAGGAGAATGATGCTGCTTCCAAGAAGTTTGCACAGGCTTCAACTAAGAGTTCATATATTCCAAATTGCCAGATATTCCACTTGAAGTCTCTCAATTGA
- the LOC106760807 gene encoding uncharacterized protein At3g49720 isoform X1 gives MMSRRPVNLSRRFGDSGGGLFSSSKSKTSPALSVGLIIVGGLFLIGYVYKGSGGFGSRLESFSRLQDLPNAGDSLCTGEVPRAIPILKKAYGDSLHKVLHVGPDTCYVVSNLLKEEETEAWGIEPYDIEDADANCKALIRKGIVRMADIKFPLPYRPKAFSLVIISDALDFLSPRYLNKTLPDLARVSTDGIVIFTGFPDNKKAKGADVSKYGKTAKMRSSSWWVRYFLQINLEENDAASKKFAQASTKSSYIPNCQIFHLKSLN, from the exons ATGATGTCGCGGAGACCTGTGAATCTGTCTCGGCGATTTGGAGACAGCGGAGGTGGATTGTTTTCATCGTCGAAATCAAAGACTTCGCCAGCTTTGTCGGTTGGGCTCATAATTGTG GGAGGACTGTTTCTCATTGGCTATGTTTACAAGGGCTCAG GTGGATTTGGCAGCCGTTTGGAGTCTTTCAGCAGGCTTCAAG ATCTTCCAAATGCAGGTGATTCTTTGTGTACTGGAGAGGTCCCACGAGCAATTCCCATTTTGAAGAAAGCATATGGTGATAGCTTACACAAAGTTTTGCATGTTGGCCCTGATACTTGCTATGTGGTCTCTAATTTGCTAAAAGAGGAGGAAACTGAAGCCTGGGGTATAGAACCTTATGATATAGAGGATGCTGATGCTAATTGCAAAGCACTTATTCGCAAAGGCATTGTTCGTATGGCTGATATCAAGTTTCCTCTTCCATACAGGCCAAAAGCTTTCTCTCTTGTAATCATTTCCGATGCCCTTGATTTCTTATCTCCCAGATACCTTAACAAAACTCTTCCGGATTTGGCAAGGGTATCAACTGATGGAATAGTGATCTTTACTG GTTTTCCAGATAATAAAAAGGCTAAGGGTGCAGACGTTTCTAAATATGGAAAAACG GCTAAGATGAGGAGTTCATCCTGGTGGGTCCGGTATTTCCTTCAGATTAACTTAGAGGAGAATGATGCTGCTTCCAAGAAGTTTGCACAGGCTTCAACTAAGAGTTCATATATTCCAAATTGCCAGATATTCCACTTGAAGTCTCTCAATTGA
- the LOC106762670 gene encoding uncharacterized protein LOC106762670 isoform X1 — protein MKEDPENDKDKDARIWGALLFGLIGATFTTFAVGPLRRSVDWCYVQLTRTQSHKGQRGGSFRTSFQEEAWRRHNKRMQEEYEEEMERVERIRRMQSVFNRERNKYKRSYESWRENGHGAYHQHYQRDDWYWKTDTSFRDRRTNYRETPRETGNYALSHHYSILGLDRFRKTPYSDAEIKTAFRTKAKEYHPDQNQDNIEAAEAKFKEVMTSYEAIKKERRN, from the exons ATGAAGGAGGACCCGGAGAACGATAAAGACAAAGACGCGAGGATTTGGGGAGCTTTACTCTTTGGCTTAATTGGCGCCACCTTCACTACCTTTGCG GTCGGTCCGCTGCGGAGGAGTGTTGATTGGTGCTATGTTCAG CTAACGAGGACACAGTCACATAAAGGACAGAGAGGTGGGTCGTTCCGAACATCATTTCAAGAAGAGGCTTGGAGGAGGCACAATAAGCGAATGCAAGAGGAGTACGAGGAGGAGATGGAAAGAGTG GAACGAATAAGGCGTATGCAAAGCGTGTTTAACAGAGAAAGGAACAAGTATAAAAGAAGCTACGAGAGCTGGAGGGAAAACGGTCATGGTGCATATCATCAGCATTACCAGAGAGATGATTGGTACTGGAAGACTGATACATCCTTTAGAGATCGGAGGACCAATTATCGAGAAACTCCAAGAGAGACTGGAAACTATGCATTATCACATCACTACTCAATTTTGGGTCTTGACAG GTTTAGAAAAACGCCGTATTCGGATGCTGAGATTAAG ACAGCATTTAGAACTAAGGCAAAGGAGTATCATCCTGATCAAAACCAGGATAATATTG AGGCTGCTGAGGCGAAGTTCAAGGAAGTGATGACTTCATACGAGGccataaaaaaggaaagaagaaactAA
- the LOC106762670 gene encoding uncharacterized protein LOC106762670 isoform X2, with protein MKEDPENDKDKDARIWGALLFGLIGATFTTFAVGPLRRSVDWCYVQLTRTQSHKGQRGGSFRTSFQEEAWRRHNKRMQEEYEEEMERVERIRRMQSVFNRERNKYKRSYESWRENGHGAYHQHYQRDDWYWKTDTSFRDRRTNYRETPRETGNYALSHHYSILGLDRILQPWDILSVNPSLSLRY; from the exons ATGAAGGAGGACCCGGAGAACGATAAAGACAAAGACGCGAGGATTTGGGGAGCTTTACTCTTTGGCTTAATTGGCGCCACCTTCACTACCTTTGCG GTCGGTCCGCTGCGGAGGAGTGTTGATTGGTGCTATGTTCAG CTAACGAGGACACAGTCACATAAAGGACAGAGAGGTGGGTCGTTCCGAACATCATTTCAAGAAGAGGCTTGGAGGAGGCACAATAAGCGAATGCAAGAGGAGTACGAGGAGGAGATGGAAAGAGTG GAACGAATAAGGCGTATGCAAAGCGTGTTTAACAGAGAAAGGAACAAGTATAAAAGAAGCTACGAGAGCTGGAGGGAAAACGGTCATGGTGCATATCATCAGCATTACCAGAGAGATGATTGGTACTGGAAGACTGATACATCCTTTAGAGATCGGAGGACCAATTATCGAGAAACTCCAAGAGAGACTGGAAACTATGCATTATCACATCACTACTCAATTTTGGGTCTTGACAG GATCTTACAACCCTGGGATATTCTATCTGTCAATCCCTCCCTATCTTTAAGATATTGA
- the LOC106762266 gene encoding probable xyloglucan glycosyltransferase 12 — MAPPLFNWGVKDTHRGTPVVVKMENPNWSMVELEGPEEDDLMTPTSPTGVSRDKGKGRGKNAKQLTWVLLLKAHRAAGCLTSLAPALWGLVAAVKRRVAAGKTDADTDGGRELENPTVKTRFYFCIKVFLWLSVFLLFFEVAAYFKGWHFVAARIQLEHFLWVPAFGLKDFFVWFYARWVFVRVEYLAPPLQFLTNACIVLFLIQSVDRLALCLGCFWIRFKKIKPVPKSGDAIVDLESGESKGFSFFPMVLVQIPMCNEKEVYQQSIGAVCNLDWPKGKLLIQVLDDSDDPTTQLLIKQEVHKWQQEGANILYRHRVIRDGYKAGNLKSAMNCSYVKDYEFVAIFDADFQPTPDFLKKTVIHFKDNDELGLVQARWSFVNKDENLLTRLQYINLSFHFEVEQQVNGVFLNFFGFNGTAGVWRIKALEESGGWLERTTVEDMDIAVRAHLYGWKFIFLNDVECQCEIPESYEAYRKQQHRWHSGPMQLFRLCLPDIIQSKISVWKKFNMIFLFFLLRKLILPFYSFTLFCIILPMTMFVPEAELPAWVVCYIPAAMSFLNILPAPKSFPFIVPYLLFENTMSVTKFNAMISGLFQLGSAYEWVVTKKSGRSSEGDLVSLIEKGPRLQRGSSAPDLEEIKEELKRQEEKTSKKKKKHNRIYMKELALAFLLLTASARSLLSAQGIHFYFLLFQGISFLLVGLDLIGEQVD, encoded by the exons ATGGCACCACCGTTGTTCAATTGGGGGGTGAAGGACACCCACAGGGGAACTCCTGTGGTGGTGAAGATGGAGAACCCAAATTGGTCGATGGTGGAACTGGAAGGTCCCGAAGAAGATGACTTAATGACACCAACTTCTCCTACGGGTGTTTCACGAGacaaaggaaaaggaagaggCAAAAATGCGAAACAACTCACCTGGGTTCTTCTCCTCAAAGCACACCGCGCCGCCGGTTGCCTGACCTCCCTGGCGCCGGCATTGTGGGGGCTCGTCGCCGCCGTGAAGCGCCGCGTCGCCGCCGGAAAAACCGATGCCGACACCGATGGCGGGAGAGAGCTGGAGAACCCCACCGTGAAGACGCGTTTCTATTTCTGCATCAAGGTTTTTCTGTGGCTTTCcgtttttctcttgtttttcgAGGTTGCTGCGTACTTCAAAGGGTGGCATTTCGTTGCGGCGAGGATTCAGTTGGAGCACTTTCTGTGGGTACCCGCTTTTGGACTCAAGGATTTCTTCGTTTGGTTCTACGCGAGATGGGTTTTTGTTCGCGTGGAGTATCTCGCTCCTCCCCTGCAGTTTCTAACCAATGCGTGCATCGTGCTTTTCCTTATTCAGAGTGTGGATAGACTTGCTCTGTGTTTGGGGTGTTTCTGGATCCGGTTTAAGAAGATCAAGCCTGTTCCTAAAAGTGGGGATGCAATTGTAGATCTTGAATCTGGAGAAAGcaagggtttttcttttttcccaaTGGTTCTTGTGCAGATCCCCATGTGCAATGAGAAAGAG GTTTATCAGCAATCGATTGGTGCGGTGTGTAATTTGGATTGGCCGAAGGGGAAGTTGTTGATTCAGGTTTTGGATGATTCCGATGACCCAACGACGCAGTTGCTAATAAAGCAGGAGGTTCATAAGTGGCAACAAGAGGGTGCCAACATTTTGTACCGGCATCGCGTGATTAGAGATGGGTACAAGGCCGGGAATTTGAAATCCGCTATGAATTGTAGCTACGTTAAAGATTATGAGTTTGTTGCAATTTTTGATGCAGATTTTCAGCCTACTccagattttctaaaaaaaacggTTATTCACTTTAAG GATAATGATGAATTGGGGCTTGTTCAAGCAAGATGGTCCTTTGTGAACAAGGATGAGAACCTCCTAACGAGGTTGCAGTACATTAACCTGTCTTTTCATTTTGAGGTAGAGCAGCAAGTGAATGGGGTTTTCCTTAACTTCTTTGGGTTCAATGGAACTGCTGGAGTTTGGAGGATAAAGGCTTTGGAGGAATCTGGTGGTTGGTTGGAGAGAACTACTGTTGAGGACATGGACATTGCCGTTCGAGCTCATCTTTATGGCTGGAAATTCATTTTCCTCAATGATGTTGAG TGCCAATGTGAGATACCGGAATCTTACGAAGCTTACAGGAAACAGCAGCACAGATGGCATTCTGGGCCAATGCAGTTGTTCCGCCTTTGTTTGCCTGATATTATTCAGTCCAAG ATAAGTGTGTGGAAGAAATTCAACAtgatatttctcttcttccttcttaGAAAGCTGATCTTACCATTCTATTCGTTCACCTTGTTTTGTATAATTCTACCTATGACAATGTTCGTGCCGGAGGCTGAGCTTCCTGCGTGGGTTGTGTGTTACATCCCTGCTGCCATGTCCTTTCTCAACATTCTTCCGGCTCCGAAGTCCTTTCCCTTCATTGTCCCTTATCTCCTATTTGAGAACACCATGTCAGTTACCAAGTTCAATGCCATGATCTCAGGCCTGTTCCAGCTAGGTAGTGCATACGAGTGGGTGGTCACTAAGAAATCTGGTCGTTCTTCTGAAGGTGATTTGGTTTCATTGATTGAGAAAGGACCAAGGCTTCAAAGAGGGTCCTCAGCACCTGATCTTGAGGAAATAAAAGAGGAACTTAAAAGGCAGGAGGAGAAGACCtctaagaagaagaaaaagcataaCAGAATATATATGAAGGAACTTGCTTTGGCCTTTCTACTCCTAACAGCCTCAGCAAGGAGTCTCCTATCAGCACAAGGGATCCATTTCTACTTTTTGTTATTCCAGGGAATATCATTCCTCTTGGTTGGTCTTGACTTGATTGGTGAACAGGTGGACTga